In the genome of Oceaniferula marina, one region contains:
- a CDS encoding potassium channel family protein, with translation MKTMKGRKSEKQFTRLLAFLLAYLFLTPFIPQNSWTTVIVQIWLSVTLLFAASVAQNKKKHRTLIVVLVLVAVCLHWLGIYEVLPFSGEGALFLFVVFYALLIHAFGKRLIRARHVTGEVIMVALCIYLVIGLLWGAGYALMDALSGGTAFGGTLLENVQTSKLHLYNYFSMVTLTTLGYGDITPQIPEAASLCQMEAIIGQFFTAVLVAWLVGMYGKPMGRQQPEQE, from the coding sequence ATGAAAACCATGAAAGGCCGGAAGTCAGAAAAACAGTTTACTAGGCTACTGGCCTTTCTCTTGGCGTATTTGTTTTTGACGCCATTTATTCCCCAAAACTCCTGGACCACGGTGATCGTCCAGATCTGGTTGTCGGTCACCTTGTTGTTTGCCGCCAGTGTTGCGCAGAACAAAAAGAAGCATCGCACGCTGATTGTGGTTTTGGTGCTGGTTGCCGTGTGTTTGCATTGGTTGGGGATTTACGAGGTTTTGCCCTTCAGTGGAGAAGGCGCCTTGTTTCTATTCGTTGTATTTTATGCTTTGCTGATTCATGCCTTTGGGAAGCGACTGATCCGGGCCCGGCATGTGACGGGCGAGGTGATCATGGTTGCGCTGTGTATCTATTTGGTTATCGGCTTGTTATGGGGTGCCGGTTACGCACTGATGGATGCCCTGTCGGGTGGTACTGCCTTTGGTGGCACCCTGTTGGAAAATGTACAGACGAGTAAGCTGCATTTGTATAACTATTTCAGCATGGTGACTCTGACCACGCTGGGTTACGGCGACATCACACCTCAAATTCCTGAAGCGGCATCACTTTGCCAAATGGAGGCGATTATCGGCCAGTTTTTTACCGCGGTTCTCGTCGCCTGGTTGGTTGGCATGTATGGCAAACCCATGGGGCGTCAACAGCCTGAGCAGGAGTAA
- a CDS encoding HlyD family secretion protein: MSTEKPESTPEKSAKESDKAEAGAEKKPAPEASANDKAPAAESKKEEGKKKDPIKFWTRTTLIVLIVVFVGHILSDKYVPYTSNARVEAYVVPLAAQVSGQLSKVYVSNNQLVEEGDKLVEIDAAKYELAVRQAQADLQTATQASDADTASVMSAQARVTEAEANLRNAQVKGERIIKLARQGAASKSRADDARSRIASSEAKLVSAKSELEKAKSNLGATGIDNAKVKQALVNLEKAQLDLHRAVVRAPSKGIIANFTVDVGHYANVGSPIMTFISVKDVWIQADMRENSLGNIESGDKVEIVLDSAPGKVFAGSVRSVGWGVSDDTQNQMGGLQSVKPTSGWLRQPQNFPVIVDFEDMEASKGFKRAGGQANVIVYTGGNPLLNGAGKIWMWTMSKLSHIY, translated from the coding sequence ATGAGCACCGAGAAACCAGAAAGCACCCCGGAAAAGAGCGCCAAAGAAAGCGATAAGGCTGAGGCCGGAGCAGAAAAAAAACCAGCTCCAGAGGCTTCCGCCAATGACAAAGCTCCTGCAGCTGAAAGCAAAAAAGAGGAAGGAAAAAAGAAAGATCCGATCAAATTCTGGACCCGCACCACCTTGATTGTTCTGATCGTGGTCTTTGTCGGTCATATCCTCAGTGACAAGTACGTGCCTTATACTTCGAATGCCCGTGTTGAGGCCTACGTGGTGCCCTTGGCTGCCCAGGTCTCCGGGCAGTTGTCCAAAGTGTATGTCTCCAACAACCAATTGGTCGAAGAAGGAGACAAACTCGTGGAAATCGATGCCGCCAAGTATGAACTTGCCGTCCGCCAGGCCCAGGCAGACCTCCAGACCGCTACTCAGGCGTCCGATGCCGATACCGCTTCGGTGATGTCGGCTCAGGCCAGGGTGACTGAAGCAGAAGCCAACTTGCGCAACGCCCAAGTCAAAGGCGAGCGTATCATCAAACTTGCCCGGCAAGGCGCTGCATCAAAGTCGCGCGCCGACGACGCCCGGTCACGGATTGCATCGTCCGAGGCCAAACTGGTGAGTGCCAAGTCCGAGTTGGAAAAAGCCAAAAGTAACCTAGGGGCGACAGGTATCGACAATGCCAAGGTGAAGCAGGCGCTGGTGAACTTGGAAAAAGCCCAGCTGGATTTACACCGCGCGGTGGTGCGGGCTCCATCCAAGGGCATCATTGCGAACTTCACCGTGGATGTTGGCCATTACGCCAACGTCGGTTCTCCGATCATGACCTTTATTTCGGTTAAAGACGTCTGGATTCAGGCAGATATGCGGGAAAACAGTCTGGGGAATATCGAGTCCGGTGACAAGGTGGAGATCGTACTCGATTCCGCACCAGGCAAGGTGTTTGCTGGTTCGGTCCGCAGCGTTGGCTGGGGGGTGTCTGATGATACCCAGAATCAGATGGGAGGTTTGCAATCGGTGAAGCCGACATCGGGCTGGCTGCGTCAGCCACAGAATTTTCCGGTGATCGTGGATTTTGAGGATATGGAAGCATCGAAAGGGTTCAAGCGTGCCGGCGGACAGGCCAACGTGATTGTTTACACCGGAGGGAACCCCTTGCTCAATGGTGCAGGTAAAATCTGGATGTGGACGATGAGCAAACTTTCCCACATTTATTAA
- a CDS encoding efflux transporter outer membrane subunit yields MKYSPILLAALPVMLGSCMVGPNYSEPVSDLEAAWNEYDASLAKGPGAKVNMAWWTQFNDPTLNQLVESAYKQNLGLRTAALRILESRALLGITHGNMFPQSQTLGGDLYRTRQSGNPPANQYVTSATFGFDAAWELDFWGKFRRSIESADASLMADVADYDDVLVTLTAEVANTYVNIRTLEERIRLAYQNEKLQKDSLKLVELQFEAGTVTELDVLQAKTLLTTTQAQIPNFQSSLIQFQNALSVLLGESPGGLRDTLKKSKGIPQAPVKVAVGLPAELLRRRPDIRRAEMTAIAQSSQIGVAKADLYPSFTLIGSLGTSSSNAGTADLDDIFNIENYGFTFGPAFRWNILNYGRIKNNVRVQDARFEQTITVYQNTVLNAAREVEDGMTGFVQAKKEAAYVRQGVATSKKSSELSMLQYKEGLADYQRVLDSIRSLTQKQDQYAAIQGSIATNLISMYKALGGGWEIRDRTQAIPGDVKEKMKNRTNWGKMLDDQAPRVEGAKASDNE; encoded by the coding sequence ATGAAATATTCACCCATTCTTCTTGCGGCACTGCCAGTGATGCTGGGCAGTTGTATGGTCGGCCCGAATTATTCTGAACCCGTCAGCGACTTGGAAGCTGCTTGGAATGAATATGATGCGAGCCTGGCCAAAGGTCCCGGTGCCAAAGTCAATATGGCGTGGTGGACCCAATTCAATGACCCGACGCTGAATCAACTTGTTGAGTCCGCCTACAAGCAGAACCTCGGCTTGCGCACAGCAGCCCTGCGTATTCTCGAATCCAGAGCTCTTTTGGGCATTACGCATGGTAATATGTTCCCTCAGAGCCAGACACTGGGCGGTGACCTTTACCGTACCCGCCAGTCGGGTAACCCGCCAGCCAACCAGTATGTCACTTCGGCCACCTTTGGCTTTGATGCGGCGTGGGAACTCGACTTCTGGGGTAAGTTCCGGAGATCCATTGAATCAGCGGATGCCAGCCTGATGGCGGATGTCGCCGATTACGATGATGTGCTGGTGACCTTGACCGCGGAGGTCGCCAATACCTATGTAAACATTCGGACGCTCGAAGAACGGATCCGTTTGGCGTATCAAAACGAGAAGCTGCAGAAGGACTCACTGAAGTTGGTGGAGCTCCAGTTTGAAGCTGGAACGGTGACGGAACTGGACGTACTTCAGGCCAAGACCCTGCTCACCACGACTCAGGCGCAAATACCCAATTTCCAATCGTCCCTGATTCAATTTCAAAATGCCTTGTCCGTGCTGCTTGGCGAAAGCCCCGGAGGCTTACGCGATACTCTGAAGAAGAGTAAGGGCATTCCTCAGGCACCTGTGAAGGTAGCCGTAGGGCTTCCCGCTGAATTGTTGCGTCGTCGCCCTGATATTCGCCGGGCTGAGATGACCGCTATTGCGCAGAGCTCCCAGATCGGAGTGGCCAAGGCGGACCTCTATCCGAGCTTCACGTTGATTGGGTCGCTTGGCACTTCTTCGTCGAATGCCGGAACTGCGGACCTCGATGATATTTTCAACATTGAAAACTATGGCTTCACCTTTGGTCCGGCATTCCGTTGGAATATCCTCAACTACGGTCGTATTAAAAATAACGTCCGGGTGCAGGATGCCAGGTTCGAGCAGACGATCACCGTATATCAAAACACGGTGCTCAATGCGGCCCGTGAGGTTGAGGACGGAATGACTGGATTCGTGCAGGCTAAAAAAGAAGCCGCTTACGTTCGTCAGGGAGTTGCAACTTCGAAGAAGTCATCCGAGTTGTCCATGCTACAGTATAAAGAAGGCCTTGCCGATTATCAGCGGGTGCTCGATTCTATCCGTTCCTTGACGCAAAAGCAGGACCAGTATGCCGCCATCCAGGGAAGCATCGCAACGAATCTGATTTCGATGTACAAGGCTCTCGGAGGTGGATGGGAAATTCGTGACCGGACTCAGGCGATCCCAGGGGATGTCAAAGAGAAGATGAAGAACCGGACGAACTGGGGTAAGATGCTGGATGATCAGGCTCCCCGTGTTGAAGGTGCAAAAGCCAGTGACAATGAATGA